One part of the Rhodococcus oxybenzonivorans genome encodes these proteins:
- a CDS encoding pyridoxine/pyridoxamine 5'-phosphate oxidase, translated as MPIAPDPSSFPDTRAWIRALPALTVVDPALPEPPPVESLPDAPHILFLDWLAEAAAAGVPEPHAAALSTVDPGGRPDARFLLLKDVTERGFWFSGDTRSPKGRDLTSNAVAALTFYWRERGRQIRVRGSVVDGGPDMSARDFRERSVTARAVATASRQSEVLTDPAEYERVVTAAAASIEADPDFVSSTWRAWCLVPDSVEFWQADPGRRHQRWNYRREPAGEGWTRAILWP; from the coding sequence ATGCCGATCGCACCGGACCCTTCGTCGTTCCCGGACACCCGGGCCTGGATACGGGCTTTGCCCGCGCTCACCGTCGTCGACCCAGCGCTTCCCGAACCACCGCCCGTCGAATCGCTGCCGGACGCGCCGCACATCCTCTTTCTCGACTGGCTCGCCGAGGCGGCGGCGGCCGGAGTTCCAGAACCGCACGCCGCCGCGTTGTCGACGGTGGACCCGGGGGGTCGACCCGACGCTCGGTTCCTGCTACTCAAGGACGTCACGGAGCGAGGTTTCTGGTTTTCCGGCGACACGCGTTCGCCGAAGGGGCGTGATCTGACGTCGAACGCTGTTGCTGCGCTGACGTTCTACTGGCGGGAACGGGGGCGTCAGATCCGGGTGCGCGGAAGTGTAGTCGACGGCGGTCCGGACATGTCGGCCCGCGACTTCCGGGAGCGGTCGGTGACCGCCCGCGCCGTCGCGACTGCGAGTCGCCAGAGCGAGGTGCTCACCGATCCCGCGGAATACGAACGGGTGGTCACGGCGGCGGCCGCGAGCATCGAGGCCGACCCCGACTTCGTGTCGAGCACGTGGCGAGCCTGGTGCCTAGTGCCCGACAGCGTCGAATTCTGGCAGGCCGATCCCGGCCGCCGGCATCAGCGCTGGAACTACCGAAGAGAGCCCGCGGGCGAGGGGTGGACGCGCGCGATTCTGTGGCCGTAG
- a CDS encoding VOC family protein, whose product MSSAVPVPGAVPYLTVRRGTEAVEWYSAVFGAEVVGEPIVLDDGRIGHVELQLPTGMIYLAEEFPEMGLTAPEAGSTSVSLMLAVDDPDAVLLSARDAGGTVERWISEGHGHRNATLIDPFGHRWMLVGP is encoded by the coding sequence ATGTCGTCTGCAGTGCCCGTTCCCGGTGCGGTGCCGTACCTCACGGTGAGAAGAGGCACCGAAGCTGTCGAATGGTATTCGGCGGTGTTCGGCGCGGAGGTAGTCGGGGAGCCGATCGTCTTGGACGACGGCAGGATCGGCCACGTGGAGTTACAGCTCCCCACCGGGATGATCTACCTCGCCGAGGAGTTCCCGGAAATGGGTTTGACTGCGCCGGAGGCAGGTTCGACATCGGTCAGCTTGATGCTCGCAGTCGACGATCCCGACGCCGTCCTGTTGAGTGCCCGCGATGCCGGGGGGACCGTGGAGCGGTGGATCTCCGAGGGGCATGGGCATCGCAACGCCACCCTCATCGATCCGTTCGGGCACCGCTGGATGCTTGTCGGGCCGTAG
- a CDS encoding nuclear transport factor 2 family protein: MDLEAIKQIEQLKHRYSRALDTKSWEEFADTMVPEVKATYSEYLTFDSRDSFVSFLENTLGTHVITEHQCGQPEITVTGDTAVGVWFLADTTLIPEDGMLLRGSAYYHDSYIRCPDGAWRITSTGYERTWESVAALSDFPSFRLTSNKWAMLQPPASA, encoded by the coding sequence ATGGATCTCGAAGCAATCAAACAGATCGAGCAGCTCAAGCACCGTTACTCTCGTGCACTCGATACCAAGTCGTGGGAAGAATTCGCCGACACCATGGTTCCCGAAGTCAAGGCCACGTACAGCGAATACCTGACGTTCGATTCCCGTGACTCCTTCGTGTCCTTTCTGGAGAACACGTTGGGCACTCATGTGATCACCGAGCACCAGTGCGGGCAGCCCGAGATCACCGTCACCGGTGACACGGCTGTCGGCGTGTGGTTTCTTGCAGACACCACGCTCATCCCGGAGGACGGCATGTTGCTGCGGGGGTCGGCCTACTATCACGACAGTTACATCCGGTGCCCGGACGGGGCGTGGCGGATCACGTCCACCGGCTACGAGCGCACGTGGGAATCGGTGGCTGCCCTGTCGGACTTCCCGAGTTTCCGGCTGACTTCCAACAAATGGGCGATGTTGCAACCCCCCGCCTCGGCCTGA
- a CDS encoding acetyl-CoA acetyltransferase, whose translation MLDPARVPVIVGVGDVRSGRSGVPAGPREPLDLISEAAQSAIADCGVAALRSRIDAIHAVKTVSWSYDDLPGLLAARLNLQAPITASTSPIGGHWPAALLDRIGDDIAGGRSSVALLVGGEAQATMTALQKSGTDPVSLGWATAPGGPPAFDASDLGSPGMQRAGLIVPTRVYPLFENRFTYDSGGTPEQSSAWSARMYSAFSELAAKNPASWTSTVYSPEDIATAGPSNRMVCEPYPLTLNAMPFVDQAAAVVVCSLALAREHGIADDRMVYLWGGAGATDPVDVLARNSFGASAAMNRAVGRALAQASLEASALDVVDAYSCFPVVPKLLIRALGLPEDTVPSVTGGHSFFGGPLNSYTLHAIAEVTRRVREGAGPALVHGNGGYLTYQHVVLLSGTPHRNGYIGTPEPEQLGSDTAELVTGYDGEAEILTTTVEYGRDGVPATGFVVAHTSDGRRLAGRTGPEDAAALSAYTRTPPRSVIGRTVHVTDRDGVLTVRFPTG comes from the coding sequence ATGCTCGATCCAGCGCGCGTACCTGTCATCGTCGGTGTCGGCGACGTACGGTCCGGACGAAGTGGGGTTCCGGCGGGCCCGCGGGAGCCACTCGATCTCATCTCGGAGGCTGCGCAGTCAGCGATCGCCGACTGCGGTGTCGCAGCGCTGCGGTCCCGGATCGACGCGATACACGCGGTCAAGACCGTCAGCTGGTCCTACGACGATCTTCCGGGATTACTCGCGGCCCGGCTGAACCTGCAGGCGCCCATCACCGCGAGCACCTCGCCGATCGGCGGCCATTGGCCTGCTGCTCTTCTCGACCGCATCGGTGACGACATCGCCGGCGGTCGATCGTCGGTGGCACTGCTGGTGGGCGGTGAGGCGCAGGCGACCATGACGGCGCTGCAGAAGTCGGGCACCGATCCGGTGTCGCTCGGCTGGGCAACGGCGCCGGGTGGGCCACCGGCCTTCGATGCCTCCGATCTCGGAAGCCCCGGCATGCAGCGGGCCGGGCTGATCGTGCCGACCCGCGTCTATCCCTTGTTCGAGAATCGCTTCACCTACGACTCGGGCGGCACACCCGAGCAATCCTCGGCGTGGTCGGCCCGCATGTACTCGGCCTTCTCGGAGCTGGCGGCGAAGAATCCGGCGTCGTGGACGTCGACGGTGTATTCCCCCGAAGACATCGCGACCGCCGGACCGAGCAATCGTATGGTCTGTGAACCGTATCCCTTGACGCTCAACGCCATGCCGTTCGTGGATCAGGCGGCCGCGGTCGTGGTGTGCTCCCTGGCGCTCGCCCGCGAACACGGCATCGCCGACGACCGAATGGTCTATCTGTGGGGTGGCGCCGGAGCGACCGACCCGGTGGATGTGCTTGCCCGCAACAGCTTCGGGGCCTCCGCGGCGATGAACCGGGCCGTCGGCCGGGCACTGGCCCAGGCCTCCCTCGAGGCGTCTGCCCTCGACGTCGTCGACGCCTACAGTTGCTTCCCGGTGGTCCCGAAGTTGTTGATTCGCGCACTCGGCCTACCCGAGGACACCGTCCCCAGCGTGACCGGTGGGCACTCGTTCTTCGGCGGCCCACTCAACAGCTACACCCTGCACGCCATCGCCGAAGTGACCCGCCGCGTTCGTGAGGGCGCCGGCCCGGCCCTCGTCCACGGCAACGGCGGATATCTGACGTACCAGCACGTCGTCCTGCTCTCGGGCACGCCGCACCGGAACGGCTACATCGGCACCCCCGAGCCGGAACAGCTCGGTTCGGACACTGCCGAACTCGTCACCGGATACGACGGAGAAGCCGAGATTCTCACGACCACCGTGGAGTACGGCCGCGACGGTGTCCCCGCCACCGGATTCGTCGTCGCACACACGTCCGACGGACGGCGTCTCGCCGGACGCACCGGACCCGAGGACGCAGC